In Mugil cephalus isolate CIBA_MC_2020 chromosome 20, CIBA_Mcephalus_1.1, whole genome shotgun sequence, the following are encoded in one genomic region:
- the rpusd1 gene encoding RNA pseudouridylate synthase domain-containing protein 1 isoform X1 has protein sequence MFTSGPDESADVCVMSSEPDVDGLRVLFQSDDYIVVDKHWDVRIDSKMWYEKHTVQAQLRQRFPHLADPNTYYGFRFCHQLDFSTSGALCVALSKAAAGNAYRCFKDRTVTKAYLALVRGWVQEESQTLSFSIGRNSTEGKTHMMCVEGTEGCENPKPCQTELTVLEFGSYDSDPVTKVLLQPLTGRTHQLRVHCSAIGHPIVGDFTYSSGADDGPYRMMLHAHLLHIPLQPQPLLVTAGDPFIPAVDPKWLPQRSLRTLADTVEALLQHRGEEDRKKEEEEKEEERRRRRKEQRTEEESEEQRRRCQEWLSEWAGD, from the exons ATGTTTACATCAG GTCCGGATGAGTCCGCTGACGTGTGCGTGATGAGCTCAGAGCCGGACGTGGACGGGCTGCGTGTGCTGTTCCAGAGCGACGACTACATCGTGGTGGACAAACACTGGGACGTGCGCATCGACAGTAAGATGTGGTACGAGAAACACACGGTTCAGGCTCAGCTTCGCCAGCGCTTCCCTCACCTGGCCGACCCCAACACCTACTACGGCTTCAG gtTCTGTCACCAGCTGGATTTCTCCACCAGCGGCGCTCTCTGCGTGGCCCTCAgcaaagctgctgctggaaacgCCTACCGCTGCTTCAAGGACCGGACGGTCACCAAGGCGTACCTGGCTCTG GTTCGAGGTTGGGTCCAAGAAGAGAGTCAAACCCTGAGCTTCTCCATCGGGAGGAACTCGACGGAGGGAAAGACGCACATGATGTGTGTGGAGGGAACAGAAG GTTGTGAGAACCCGAAGCCGTGTCAGACCGAGCTGACGGTGCTGGAGTTCGGTTCATACGACTCAGACCCGGTCACTAAAGTTCTGCTGCAGCCGCTCACTG GACGAACCCACCAGCTCCGGGTTCACTGCAGCGCCATCGGACACCCCATCGTGGGAGACTTCACCTACAGCTCAGGAGCAGACGACGGCCCGTACCGCATGATGCTCCACGcccacctcctccacatccCCCTGCAGCCCCAGCCCCTGCTCGTCACCGCCGGAGACCCCTTCATCCCCGCCGTGGATCCAAAATGGCTCCCGCAGCGCTCGCTACGGACGCTAGCGGACACGGTGGAGGCTctgctgcagcacagaggagaggaggacaggaagaaggaggaggaggagaaggaggaggagaggaggagacggaggaaggagcagaggactgaggaggagagtgaggagcagaggaggaggtgtcaggaGTGGCTGAGTGAATGGGCCGGAGACTGA
- the rpusd1 gene encoding RNA pseudouridylate synthase domain-containing protein 1 isoform X2, translated as MSSEPDVDGLRVLFQSDDYIVVDKHWDVRIDSKMWYEKHTVQAQLRQRFPHLADPNTYYGFRFCHQLDFSTSGALCVALSKAAAGNAYRCFKDRTVTKAYLALVRGWVQEESQTLSFSIGRNSTEGKTHMMCVEGTEGCENPKPCQTELTVLEFGSYDSDPVTKVLLQPLTGRTHQLRVHCSAIGHPIVGDFTYSSGADDGPYRMMLHAHLLHIPLQPQPLLVTAGDPFIPAVDPKWLPQRSLRTLADTVEALLQHRGEEDRKKEEEEKEEERRRRRKEQRTEEESEEQRRRCQEWLSEWAGD; from the exons ATGAGCTCAGAGCCGGACGTGGACGGGCTGCGTGTGCTGTTCCAGAGCGACGACTACATCGTGGTGGACAAACACTGGGACGTGCGCATCGACAGTAAGATGTGGTACGAGAAACACACGGTTCAGGCTCAGCTTCGCCAGCGCTTCCCTCACCTGGCCGACCCCAACACCTACTACGGCTTCAG gtTCTGTCACCAGCTGGATTTCTCCACCAGCGGCGCTCTCTGCGTGGCCCTCAgcaaagctgctgctggaaacgCCTACCGCTGCTTCAAGGACCGGACGGTCACCAAGGCGTACCTGGCTCTG GTTCGAGGTTGGGTCCAAGAAGAGAGTCAAACCCTGAGCTTCTCCATCGGGAGGAACTCGACGGAGGGAAAGACGCACATGATGTGTGTGGAGGGAACAGAAG GTTGTGAGAACCCGAAGCCGTGTCAGACCGAGCTGACGGTGCTGGAGTTCGGTTCATACGACTCAGACCCGGTCACTAAAGTTCTGCTGCAGCCGCTCACTG GACGAACCCACCAGCTCCGGGTTCACTGCAGCGCCATCGGACACCCCATCGTGGGAGACTTCACCTACAGCTCAGGAGCAGACGACGGCCCGTACCGCATGATGCTCCACGcccacctcctccacatccCCCTGCAGCCCCAGCCCCTGCTCGTCACCGCCGGAGACCCCTTCATCCCCGCCGTGGATCCAAAATGGCTCCCGCAGCGCTCGCTACGGACGCTAGCGGACACGGTGGAGGCTctgctgcagcacagaggagaggaggacaggaagaaggaggaggaggagaaggaggaggagaggaggagacggaggaaggagcagaggactgaggaggagagtgaggagcagaggaggaggtgtcaggaGTGGCTGAGTGAATGGGCCGGAGACTGA
- the slc25a17 gene encoding peroxisomal membrane protein PMP34, whose protein sequence is MAADIFSYESLVHAVSGAVGSVTAMTVFFPLDTARLRLQVDEKRKARSTPAILAEIIREEGLLAPYRGWFPVICSLCCSNFVYFYCFHWMKGGWLRGRPSTPGTDLLIGIAAGVVNVLVTTPLWVVNTRLKLQGSRFRSADLQTTNYSGILDAFEQIFRDEGLGALWNGTFPSLLLVLNPAVHFMIYEGLKRQLRRGAPRELTSLEVFIIGAVAKTVATTVTYPLQTIQSILRFGQFNASTESSRLASRLASSLRTVKSLLVNRARKSGVLGLFKGLEAKLLQTVLTAALMFLLYEKIASATFRVMGLNSNYYKKR, encoded by the exons ATGGCCGCTGATATTTTCTCCTACGAAAGTTTAGTTCACGCTGTTTCCGGAGCCGTG GGAAGTGTGACTGCTATGACCGTCTTCTTCCCTCTGGACACCGCCAGACTGCGGCTTCAGG TGGATGAAAAGAGGAAAGCCAGATCTACTCCAGCCATCCTGGCAGAAATCATCAGAGAGGAAGGACT ACTGGCTCCTTACAGAGGATGGTTCCCAGTCATCTGCAGCCTGTGCTGCTCCAACTTCGTCTACTTCTACTGCTTCCACTGGATGAAGGGCGGCTGGTTGAGGGGGAGGCCGTCAACACCCGGCACCGACCTGCTCATAGGCATCGCTGCAG gtgtggtGAACGTCCTGGTGACCACGCCCCTGTGGGTGGTGAACACCAGGCTGAAGCTCCAGGGCTCCAGGTTCCGCAGCGCAGACCTTCAGACCACCAACTACTCTGGGATCCTGG ATGCGTTTGAGCAGATCTTCAGGGACGAGGGTCTGGGGGCTCTGTGGAACGGGACCTTCCCGTCTCTGCTGCTGGTTCTGAACCCAGCCGTCCACTTCATGATATACGAAGGCCTGAAGAGGCAGCTGAGGAGAGGAGCCCCCAGGGAG ctCACGTCTCTGGAGGTTTTCATCATCGGAGCCGTGGCTAAAACTGTGGCCACGACCGTCACTTACCCACTGCAGACGATCCAGTCCATCCTCAGG tttggtcagTTCAACGCGTCCACAGAGAGCTCCAGGCTGGCGTCCAGACTGGCGTCCAGCCTGAGGACGGTGAAGAGTCTGCTGGTGAACAGGGCCAG gaagtCTGGTGTGTTGGGTCTGTTCAAAGGTCTGGAGGCCAAGCTGCTGCAGACGGTGCTGACGGCCGCCCTCATGTTCCTCCTCTACGAGAAGATCGCCAGCGCCACCTTCAGGGTCATGGGGCTGAACAGCAACTACTACAAGAAACGCTAA